Proteins co-encoded in one Pseudochaenichthys georgianus chromosome 22, fPseGeo1.2, whole genome shotgun sequence genomic window:
- the LOC117468049 gene encoding V-type proton ATPase subunit C 1-B-like: MSVSLRWSCCSDFPTLTVGLTQHCHEDNLTCFWCQRLFLEDLDWRSLCDTLGVMTDFWLISVPLDKTSLTSVEKLKRNLAKTNLASCCRFSIPELKVGILDSLLSVSDDLSKLDTLTESVIKKTHQCMREVMEQSDDKVLENALANGDHSMNQTAAVSPLKAYLNSLRVDLMSYMTKFQWDKAKYPTALPLSSLADIITKEVSQMETELKSRAAAYSSVKTSLQSMEYKSCGSLQTCSLNDIVRKEDLVTSEHLTTLLVVVTRGSYLQWERTYESFSQFVVPRSSRKLYEDGEGGVFSVTLFKRAVCEFKVKAQESKFTVREYSFDLEAKQQQERQQRSVHKKEQYGIFVRWLKVNFSQVFIAWIHLKALRVFAESVLRYGLPVNYQALLLHTDKKRSKKLREDLASLFKHLDPTASNSKTDVSFDIPGLCQPEYLSYICFNINTNLLELS; this comes from the exons ATGTCAGTGAGTCTCAGGTGGAGCTGCTGCTCAGACTTTCCTACACTCACAGTTGGACTGACACAGCACTGTCATGAAGATAACCTGACG TGTTTTTGGTGCCAACGCCTATTTTTGGAGGATTTAGACTGGAGGTCTCTATGTGACACACTGGGagtcatgacagacttttgGCTGATTTCGGTCCCTTTGGACAAGACCAGTTTAACCAGTGTGGAGAAATTGAAGCGCAACCTTGCCAAAACCAACCTGGCCTCCTGCTGCAGGTTCTCCATTCCAGAACTCAAG GTGGGAATACTGGACAGTCTGCTCAGCGTATCAGATGACCTCTCCAAGCTTGACACACTGACTGAAAG tgtgattaaaaaaacacatcagtgTATGAGGGAGGTGATGGAGCAGTCTGATGACAAAGTGCTGGAAAACGCCTTAGCCAATGGAG ACCACAGCATGAATCAGACTGCCGCCGTGTCACCCCTGAAAGCTTACCTCAACTCTCTGAGGG tGGACCTGATGAGCTACATGACAAAGTTTCAGTGGGACAAAGCCAAGTATCCCACAGCTCTGCCTCTCTCCAGCCTTGCAGACATCATCACCAAG GAAGTTTCCCAGATGGAGACGGAATTAAAATCTCGAGCTGCAGCGTACAGCAGCGTGAAAACGAGCCTTCAAAGCATGGAGTACAAA TCCTGTGGGAGTTTGCAAACTTGCAGTCTGAATGACATAGTGAGGAAGGAAGACCTTGTGACCTCGGAGCATCTCACTACTCTGCTGGTAGTGGTGACCAG AGGGAGCTACTTGCAGTGGGAGAGGACATATGAATCTTTTTCACAGTTCGTGGTTCCACGGTCTAGCAG GAAGCTGTACGAAGATGGAGAGGGAGGCGTTTTCTCCGTTACACTCTTCAAAAGAGCTGTGTGTGAATTCAAAGTCAAAGCCCAGGAGAGCAA GTTCACCGTCCGCGAGTACAGCTTTGATCTGGAGgcgaagcagcagcaggagaggcAGCAGCGTAGTGTTCACAAAAAGGAACAATAC GGAATCTTTGTGCGTTGGCTGAAGGTGAATTTCAGCCAGGTGTTTATTGCCTGGATTCACTTGAAAGCACTGCGAGTGTTTGCGGAGTCAGTCCTCAG GTATGGACTACCGGTGAACTATCAGGCTCTTCTGCTGCACACGGACAAGAAGCGTTCAAAGAAACTCAGAGAGGATCTCGCGTCACTGTTCAAACATCTGGACCCCACTGCCTCTAACAGCAAGACTGAT GTGAGCTTTGACATCCCAGGACTCTGTCAGCCTGAGTACCTCTCCTACATCTGCTTCAACATCAACACCAACCTGCTGGAGCTCAGCTAG
- the kcnf1b gene encoding voltage-gated potassium channel regulatory subunit KCNF1 codes for MWTVPKPKYRRGSCDEGEIAVNIGGVRVELFGDVLNRYPESRLAVLLNCSTQDHEVISSLCDDFDPGRKEFYFDRDPDAFKCIIDVYYFDEIHIKPGICPICFIKEMEFWKIDQCVLDECCKSYLSEKEEELTEIANKVKVILEDLEVDRFITRTQRCRRFLWRLMEKPGSSLPARVIAIISFLSVLVSALVMCIGTIPELQVKNADDKLVEHPTLEGIDTACMLWFTAEYLLRLASSPNKLHFTLSFMNAIDFLAIMPFYVVLTLTSLGTASMMELANVQQAVQALRIMRIARIFKLARHSSGLQTLTYALKSSLKELGLLLMYMGVGIFVFSALAYTMEQSHPETLFSSIPQSFWWAIITMTTVGYGDIYPKTTLGRCNAAVSFLCGVIAIALPIHPIINNFVVVYNKQRVLETAAKHEVELMELKNGRGVRRKCSN; via the coding sequence atgtGGACAGTTCCGAAACCAAAGTATAGAAGAGGTTCGTGCGACGAGGGGGAGATTGCTGTCAACATTGGTGGAGTACGGGTGGAGCTTTTTGGGGATGTTTTAAATCGCTACCCGGAGAGCAGACTGGCGGTGTTGTTGAACTGCTCCACCCAAGATCACGAAGTCATATCGTCGCTTTGTGATGACTTTGATCCGGGCAGAAAGGAGTTTTACTTCGACCGAGATCCCGATGCCTTCAAGTGCATCATCGACGTTTACTACTTCGACGAAATCCACATCAAACCCGGCATCTGCCCCATCTGCTTCATCAAGGAGATGGAGTTCTGGAAAATAGACCAATGCGTTTTGGATGAATGTTGTAAAAGTTACCTCAGCgagaaggaggaggagctgACAGAGATCGCAAACAAAGTCAAAGTGATTCTGGAGGACCTGGAGGTGGATCGGTTCATTACGCGCACCCAGCGGTGCCGGAGGTTTTTATGGAGACTGATGGAGAAACCGGGGTCCTCTCTGCCGGCGCGCGTCATTGCTATCATatccttcctgtctgtcttggtCTCGGCGTTGGTGATGTGCATAGGCACCATCCCGGAGCTCCAGGTGAAGAATGCTGACGACAAACTGGTGGAGCACCCGACCCTGGAGGGGATCGACACCGCCTGCATGTTATGGTTCACCGCAGAGTACTTGCTGCGTCTCGCCTCCTCTCCGAACAAGCTGCACTTCACGCTCTCTTTCATGAACGCCATAGACTTTTTGGCCATCATGCCTTTCTACGTGGTCCTGACCCTCACCTCCCTCGGCACCGCGTCCATGATGGAGCTGGCTAACGTCCAACAGGCGGTGCAGGCGTTGCGCATCATGCGTATCGCGCGTATTTTCAAGTTGGCGCGCCACTCCTCCGGGCTGCAGACTCTGACCTACGCGCTCAAGAGTAGCCTGAAGGAGCTGGGGCTGCTCCTCATGTACATGGGGGTGGGCATATTTGTGTTCTCAGCGCTGGCCTACACCATGGAGCAAAGCCACCCGGAGACGCTTTTCAGCAGCATCCCGCAGTCTTTCTGGTGGGCCATCATCACCATGACCACGGTGGGCTACGGCGACATCTACCCCAAAACCACGCTGGGCAGGTGCAACGCAGCCGTGAGCTTTCTATGTGGAGTCATAGCCATCGCCTTGCCCATCCACCCCATCATCAATAATTTTGTGGTGGTTTACAATAAGCAAAGGGTGTTGGAGACTGCAGCAAAGCACGAAGTGGAGCTGATGGAGCTGAAGAATGGCAGGGGCGTGCGCAGAAAATGCAGTAAttag